A part of Candidatus Moraniibacteriota bacterium genomic DNA contains:
- a CDS encoding Fic family protein, which yields MNDTFIDGLVALLAWAHHRFLWMHPFLDYNGRIGRLLNNIILLSLDFPPIRLKSGNKSGRKAYIESASKRRIRRNLSRWKKW from the coding sequence TTGAACGATACTTTTATAGACGGGCTTGTCGCCCTTCTCGCGTGGGCGCATCACCGATTTCTCTGGATGCATCCGTTCTTGGATTACAACGGACGCATCGGTCGATTGCTTAACAATATCATTCTCCTCTCGCTCGATTTTCCCCCAATCAGGCTTAAGAGTGGGAACAAATCAGGGAGAAAGGCATATATTGAGAGCGCTTCGAAGCGGCGGATTCGGCGCAACCTCTCCCGCTGGAAGAAATGGTAA